One genomic window of Quercus robur chromosome 6, dhQueRobu3.1, whole genome shotgun sequence includes the following:
- the LOC126733024 gene encoding probable mannitol dehydrogenase, whose translation MAKSLEVEHPKKAFGWAAKDTSGHLSPFQFSRRATGEKDVTFKILYCGICHSDLHMAKNEWGMSTYPLVPGHEIVGVVTEVGSKVQKFRVGDKVGVGCMVGACHSCDSCANELENYCPDMILTYGAKYFDGTITQGGYSDIMVADEHYVVRIPDNLPLDSGAPLLCAGITVYSPLRYYGLDKPGMHVGVVGLGGLGHVAVKFAKAMGVKVTVISTSVNKKKEALEHLGADSFLVSKDQDEMQAAQGTMDGIIDTVSAMHPLLPLIGLLKLQGKLVMVGAPEKPLELPVFPLLMGRKLVGGTCFGSMKETQEMIDFAAKHNITADIEVIPIDYVNTAMERLVKADVRYRFVIDIANTLKSSS comes from the exons atggcAAAATCACTAGAGGTTGAGCACCCCAAGAAGGCCTTTGGCTGGGCTGCCAAGGATACTTCTGGGCACCTCTCGCCCTTCCAATTCTCAagaag GGCAACAGGAGAGAAGGACGTAACATTTAAAATTCTATATTGTGGAATATGTCACTCTGACCTCCACATGGCCAAAAATGAATGGGGCATGTCTACCTACCCACTAGTTCCTGG GCATGAGATTGTGGGTGTAGTGACAGAAGTGGGAAGCAAGGTACAAAAGTTCAGAGTTGGAGACAAAGTTGGTGTTGGCTGCATGGTTGGAGCATGTCACTCTTGCGATAGCTGTGCCAACGAACTTGAGAATTACTGCCCCGATATGATCCTCACCTATGGCGCCAAGTACTTTGATGGAACCATCACACAAGGAGGCTACTCAGACATCATGGTTGCCGATGAGCACTATGTGGTCCGTATTCCAGACAACCTTCCACTTGATTCTGGTGCCCCTCTCCTTTGTGCTGGGATCACAGTGTACAGTCCCTTGAGATACTATGGGCTTGACAAACCTGGTATGCATGTGGGTGTGGTTGGTCTTGGTGGTCTAGGCCATGTTGCAGTGAAGTTTGCCAAAGCTATGGGGGTTAAGGTGACAGTGATCAGTACTTCAGTTAACAAGAAGAAGGAAGCTTTGGAACATCTTGGTGCCGATTCGTTTTTGGTTAGCAAAGACCAAGATGAGATGCAG GCTGCCCAAGGCACAATGGATGGTATCATTGATACAGTCTCTGCTATGCATCCCCTCCTGCCTCTAATTGGTCTGTTGAAGTTACAAGGAAAGCTCGTTATGGTTGGTGCACCAGAGAAGCCGCTTGAATTACCAGTCTTTCCTTTACTCATGG GAAGGAAGCTAGTTGGTGGTACTTGCTTTGGGAGCATGAAGGAGACACAAGAGATGATTGATTTTGCAGCCAAACACAACATAACTGCTGACATTGAGGTTATACCAATTGATTATGTGAATACTGCCATGGAGCGTCTTGTGAAAGCGGATGTCAGATATCGATTTGTCATTGACATCGCGAACACATTGAAGTCAAGCTCTTGA